In Papaver somniferum cultivar HN1 chromosome 1, ASM357369v1, whole genome shotgun sequence, a genomic segment contains:
- the LOC113302422 gene encoding uncharacterized protein LOC113302422: MDTNKEDALRAKGIAERRFTKRDFVGAKKYAAKAQKLYPKLKGISQMLTTFDVHLVSTKVDIHGEVDFYAVLGLTPLADDSMVKKQFKKLALILHPDKNKTVGADGAFKLVSEAWALLSDSNKRASYDLRRSEATVTSFFHPAYYAVQTPVFQGLNHYSSSLNSHNIAKSTTFWTVCNSCSVQYEYLRKYVNNRLTCKNCRKTFLAIETEPCLNGSVQFVYTEYGHGNQVTYIPTDSFVLTGAGAGFHSGLTTGNQTFQWNSFTETSGEVVGGQASVITSGILHKPKQKRRVTGEKAATNGKNLTVKKNVAVASIPKPERPEKKRKVDGKYTGRNANVEIGSEPTNPDVRLVSGHGKAECSAKARKTNAAPARHSTTAPAFDARQLLIDKASKAIREKLEQMKLADAGEKTKALQVVGKSEELITTTELVTTMTDLGVSIDQSAIPGTISIVVPDPDFHDFDMERSEGCFKPKQIWALYDEEDGMPRLYCLIRQVISLKPFKIRVSYLNLQSEAEHGQGVKACGFFKAGNSDVIGTVNIFSHVICGEKTGKGGVIQIVPKRGEIWAVYLNWSSDRNNITTEKTTNKYEMVEVLDDYTEDLGVCVNPLVKLGGFRTVYQRRTDKDIIRWIPSKEILQFSHQVPSWLIEGKANLPDECCDLDPAAIPEELLQTIS; the protein is encoded by the coding sequence ATGGATACCAACAAAGAGGATGCATTAAGGGCTAAGGGAATTGCGGAAAGGCGATTTACTAAGCGGGACTTCGTTGGTGCAAAGAAGTATGCTGCCAAAGCTCAAAAACTTTATCCGAAACTCAAAGGCATTTCTCAAATGCTCACCACGTTTGACGTGCATCTAGTTTCTACTAAGGTCGACATTCATGGAGAGGTTGATTTCTATGCCGTTCTTGGATTGACTCCGTTGGCAGATGACAGTATGGTTAAGAAACAGTTTAAGAAATTGGCTTTGATTCTTCACCCCGATAAGAACAAGACTGTAGGAGCAGATGGAGCTTTCAAACTTGTGTCTGAAGCTTGGGCATTGTTATCGGATAGTAACAAAAGAGCTTCTTATGATCTGAGGAGAAGTGAAGCAACAGTAACCTCATTTTTCCATCCAGCTTATTATGCTGTTCAAACTCCTGTTTTTCAAGGTTTGAACCATTATTCTAGCTCGTTGAATTCTCATAACATAGCAAAATCGACTACTTTCTGGACAGTTTGCAATTCATGCAGTGTTCAGTATGAGTATCTCCGTAAGTACGTGAATAACAGACTCACTTGTAAGAATTGCCGGAAGACCTTTTTGGCTATAGAAACAGAGCCCTGTTTAAACGGATCGGTGCAATTTGTTTACACAGAATATGGGCATGGTAACCAGGTCACGTACATCCCAACAGATAGTTTTGTTTTAACAGGAGCTGGTGCTGGATTTCATTCCGGATTGACTACCGGGAATCAGACTTTTCAATGGAACTCATTTACGGAAACTTCTGGTGAGGTTGTAGGTGGTCAGGCATCCGTGATTACTTCTGGTATACTACATAAGCCCAAGCAGAAACGGAGAGTAACTGGTGAGAAGGCGGCAACCAACGGTAaaaatcttacggttaagaagaaTGTCGCAGTAGCCAGTATTCCGAAGCCTGAAAGACCTGAGAAGAAAAGGAaggttgatggaaaatatacTGGTAGAAATGCCAATGTTGAAATAGGTTCGGAACCTACAAATCCAGATGTCAGATTGGTCAGTGGACATGGAAAGGCCGAGTGTAGTGCCAAAGCGCGGAAAACAAATGCGGCGCCTGCTAGACATTCCACTACTGCGCCAGCATTTGATGCTCGTCAATTATTAATTGACAAGGCAAGCAAAGCAATCAGGGAGAAGTTGGAACAGATGAAATTGGCTGACGCTGGCGAGAAGACAAAGGCTCTACAGGTAGTTGGCAAGTCTGAAGAGCTGATAACTACAACAGAGCTAGTAACTACAATGACAGACCTGGGTGTCTCTATCGATCAATCAGCAATACCTGGTACAATCTCAATAGTGGTTCCTGACCCCGACTTCCATGATTTTGACATGGAACGATCTGAGGGTTGCTTCAAGCCGAAACAGATATGGGCTTTGTATGATGAGGAAGATGGCATGCCACGCTTGTATTGTTTGATCCGGCAGGTAATTTCCTTGAAACCATTCAAAATTCGTGTAAGCTACTTGAATCTCCAAAGTGAAGCTGAACATGGGCAAGGGGTCAAAGCATGTGGATTTTTCAAGGCAGGTAACTCTGACGTTATTGGCACGGTCAATATTTTCTCTCATGTTATTTGTGGGGAGAAGACTGGAAAGGGGGGAGTCATCCAAATTGTCCCTAAAAGAGGTGAAATATGGGCTGTGTATTTGAATTGGTCATCGGACCGGAACAATATAACTACAGAGAAAACAACAAACAAATATGAAATGGTGGAAGTTCTTGATGATTACACTGAAGATCTAGGGGTTTGTGTTAACCCACTTGTTAAGCTGGGCGGGTTCAGGACTGTATATCAAAGGAGGACAGACAAAGACATTATTCGATGGATTCCGAGTAAAGAGATTCTACAATTTTCGCATCAAGTACCGTCGTGGTTGATTGAAGGGAAAGCTAATTTGCCAGATGAGTGCTGTGACCTTGACCCAGCAGCGATTCCAGAAGAGCTGCTTCAAACTATATCATAG
- the LOC113333088 gene encoding CASP-like protein 2B1, with product MSSTAPVFGVSPGNVPVFHGSDLKVVDRRVRITELVLRCVIFGLGVLAASLVGFDVQVKKIFSIEKKAQFTDMKALVFLVIANVIVATYSLLQGLRCVVSMLRGNLLFNKPLAWAIFSGDQMMAYLIFAAVAAAGQSAVFAELGQPELQWMKICNMYDKFCTQVGEGVASSLIVSLSMVTLSCISAFNLFRLYGDNKGKSNGRW from the exons ATGAGTTCTACTGCACCTGTATTTGGAGTTAGTCCAGGAAATGTTCCAGTGTTTCATGGAAGTGATCTGAAAGTGGTTGACAGAAGAGTAAGGATTACAGAGTTAGTACTGAGGTGTGTGATATTTGGATTAGGTGTTCTTGCAGCTTCTCTTGTTGGGTTTGATGTACAGGTTAAAAAGATCTTCTCTATTGAGAAGAAGGCTCAGTTTACTGACATGAAAGCTCTTGT GTTTCTGGTGATTGCAAATGTGATAGTTGCAACATATTCATTACTTCAAGGGTTAAGATGTGTTGTGAGTATGCTCAGAGGAAATTTGCTCTTCAACAAGCCTTTAGCTTGGGCCATCTTCTCCGGTGATCAG ATGATGGCTTACTTGATATTTGCTGCGGTAGCTGCTGCTGGACAATCTGCAGTGTTTGCCGAGTTGGGTCAACCAGAATTGCAATGGATGAAGATATGCAACATGTATGATAAATTTTGTACCCAAGTAGGGGAAGGAGTGGCAAGTTCCCTGATTGTTAGTCTTAGTATGGTGACTCTGTCTTGTATATCAGCTTTTAACCTGTTCCGCTTGTATGGAGATAATAaaggcaaaagcaatggaagaTGGTAG